In the Topomyia yanbarensis strain Yona2022 chromosome 3, ASM3024719v1, whole genome shotgun sequence genome, one interval contains:
- the LOC131692751 gene encoding alpha-tocopherol transfer protein-like, producing MLTIRPISSDLADVAKTELNEDPYQLKSQLEVLNSWLNECAMLCGTLNDQILLSFLRGCKFSLVKTKEKLSLFYRIRTILRQVVQNRDPFDKHVLQVIKLGVGIPLPETASPIDPRIFIIRVAQFDLEKCSFADVIKIGTMINDIMMRDDDQVVICGMCLIIDLARVTAAHLFQFEMEFLRQVAILYQDASPFRMRGIHILNPPPGLHTVMAIFNSLLSQKNQDKRIFVHGSSLSSLHKHFPREILPTEYDGLLGPIQTCLDFWEMKLRNNRDYLLEMAELRDSQAEEAQRIQLPLKQSVSFRENDFFGIDGSFRKLELD from the exons ATGTTAACTATTCGTCCAATTTCGTCTGATCTGGCTGATGTTGCTAAAACAGAATTAAATGAAGATCCGTATCAATTGAAAAGTCAGCTAGAAGTTTTGAATAGCTGGTTGAATGAATGCGCCATGCTGTGTGGCACTTTGAACGATCAGATTCTGCTATCGTTTCTACGCGGGTGTAAATTTAGTTTAGTGAAAACAAAAGAGAAACTATCCCTATTCTACCGGATCAGAACAATACTTCGACAGGTAGTACAGAATCGGGATCCATTTGATAAACATGTACTACAAGTTATAAAGTTGGG AGTTGGGATTCCTTTGCCCGAAACGGCCAGCCCAATAGATCCAAGAATTTTTATAATTCGCGTCGCCCAATTTGATTTGGAGAAATGCTCCTTTGCCGATGTGATAAAGATCGGAACAATGATCAACGACATTATGATGCGAGATGACGATCAGGTGGTAATATGTGGAATGTGCTTGATAATAGACCTGGCAAGAGTAACGGCCGCTCATCTGTTTCAATTCGAAATGGAATTTTTGAGGCAGGTAGCCATTTTATATCAAGACGCAAGTCCTTTCAGGATGCGGGGGATCCATATTCTTAATCCACCTCCGGGACTGCACACAGTGATGGCAATTTTCAACAGCTTACTTTCACAAAAGAATCAGGACAAGAGA ATATTCGTTCATGGTTCTAGTTTGAGCTCGCTTCACAAGCATTTCCCTAGAGAAATTTTGCCCACGGAGTACGACGGACTGCTTGGACCTATTCAAACATGTTTGGATTTTTGGGAGATGAAACTCAGAAACAACCGAGATTATTTACTTGAGATGGCCGAATTGCGGGATAGTCAAGCCGAGGAAGCGCAAAGAATACAATTGCCGCTGAAACAGTCGGTATCTTTtagagaaaatgattttttcggcATTGACGGTTCATTTAGAAAGTTGGAGCTGGATTGA
- the LOC131692649 gene encoding alpha-tocopherol transfer protein-like — protein MASLRLITPELAEKARLELNEVPSRIPEDIATLKAWLSKQPHLNPRTDDQFLVSFLRGCKYSLERTKEKLDNYYTVKSAIPEFFDNRDPTNAKIQENAMLGVNLPLPYTIGVAGPRIMLVRMGCYDPSKYSIVEIMKVCYMITDVLLVNDDISVIAGHMVLVDLRGLSLSALSQFSPTFIKKMTSVIEAFPIRTKGIHFVNPSTGFDALFKMFHGFLNKKIQERIGVHETFETLHNVIPKSYLPEEYGGSGGKLATIIQDCKNELVAYREFFLDDARYRNDERKRPGKPRNATTLFGVEGSFRSLDFD, from the exons ATGGCCTCGCTTCGCTTGATAACACCGGAACTGGCGGAAAAGGCTAGATTGGAGCTGAATGAAGTTCCCAGCAGAATCCCGGAGGACATTGCTACCCTGAAAGCTTGGCTTTCAAAGCAGCCGCATCTTAACCCACGCACCGACGATCAGTTTTTGGTGAGTTTCCTCCGCGGATGCAAATATAGCCTGGAGAGGACCAAAGAGAAGTTGGATAACTACTATACCGTGAAGTCGGCGATTCCTGAATTTTTTGATAACCGTGACCCAACGAATGCGAAGATTCAGGAAAATGCAATGCTCGG AGTGAATTTACCACTTCCATACACGATAGGGGTAGCGGGACCTCGTATCATGCTAGTGCGAATGGGATGCTACGATCCCAGTAAATATTCCATCGTGGAAATTATGAAGGTCTGTTACATGATCACAGATGTGCTCCTAGTGAATGATGACATATCGGTCATTGCTGGCCACATGGTACTAGTTGATCTTCGAGGATTATCCTTGTCTGCGCTGTCTCAGTTTAGCCCAACTTTCATCAA AAAAATGACATCAGTGATTGAAGCGTTTCCTATTCGAACGAAAGGAATCCACTTCGTCAACCCATCAACAGGATTCGATGCTCTCTTCAAAATGTTTCATGGATTTTTGAACAAGAAAATTCAGGAGCGAATAGGCGTGCACGAGACATTCGAAACACTTCACAACGTGATCCCAAAGTCCTATCTCCCTGAGGAGTACGGTGGGAGTGGCGGAAAATTGGCAACGATTATTCAAGATTGTAAAAATGAGCTGGTGGCTTACCGCGAATTCTTCCTGGACGATGCTCGGTACCGAAATGATGAGAGAAAGCGACCAGGAAAGCCACGAAACGCCACTACTCTGTTCGGTGTGGAAGGTTCCTTTCGATCCTTGGATTTCGATTGA